In Mobula hypostoma chromosome 11, sMobHyp1.1, whole genome shotgun sequence, the following are encoded in one genomic region:
- the cat gene encoding catalase, whose amino-acid sequence MEGSRDEASEQLRCWKSSKVDMPADVLTTGAGQPVGDKLNVITAGPRGPLLVQDVVFFDEMAHFDRERIPERVVHAKGAGAFGFFEVTHDITRYCKAKVFQNIGKRTSVSVRFSTVGGESGSADTVRDPRGFACKFYTEDGIWDLTGNNTPIFFIRDPFLFPSFIHTQKRNPQTHLKDADMVWDFFSLRPESLHQVSILYSDRGIPDGFRHMNGYGSHTFKLVNDKQEAVYCKFHFKTNQAIRNLSVEAAKCLASEDPDYSLRDLYNAIASGNYPSWTLYIQVMSFQEARVHRWNPFDVTKVWPHKEFPLIPVGQLVLNKNPVNYFADVEQIAFDPSNMPPGIEPSPDKMLQGRLFSYPDTHRHRLGANYLQLPVNCPFKCRVTNYQRDGPMCSTDNQGGAPNYYPNSFSAPEAQPRFIEHALATTSDVARYNSSDDDNFSQVTTFYVNVLNTEERRRLCENIADHLKDAQLFIQKRMVDLLTRVHADYGAQVSSLLDKHNAACPKKPVIKTYSHYSPDRAVASEKSNL is encoded by the exons CCTGCAGATGTTTTGACCACCGGAGCAGGCCAGCCTGTTGGAGACAAGTTGAATGTCATTACAGCTGGACCTAGAGGGCCATTGCTTGTACAGGATGTTGTGTTTTTTGATGAAATGGCACACTTTGATCGGGAGAGGATCCCTGAGCGTGTTGTACATGCAAAGGGGGCAG GTGCCTTTGGTTTTTTTGAGGTGACCCATGACATCACAAGATACTGTAAGGCCAAAGTATTTcagaatattggaaaaagaacatCTGTCTCTGTTCGCTTCTCAACTGTTG GGGGTGAATCTGGTTCTGCAGACACAGTTCGTGACCCTCGAGGATTTGCTTGCAAGTTTTACACTGAAGATGGAATTTGGGATTTGACTGGTAACAATACACCTATATTCTTCATCCGGGACCCTTTTTTG TTTCCATCATTCATTCATACCCAGAAGAGGAACCCCCAGACTCACCTCAAAGATGCTGATATGGTCTGGGACTTCTTCTCACTTCGCCCAGAAAGTCTTCATCAG GTCAGTATTCTTTATAGTGACCGCGGAATTCCTGATGGATTTCGTCATATGAATGGGTATGGGTCGCACACATTTAAGCTGGTCAATGACAAGCAAGAGGCTGTTTATTGCAAATTCCATTTCAAG ACAAACCAAGCCATCCGAAATCTTTCTGTGGAGGCAGCTAAATGTCTGGCTTCTGAGGACCCTGACTATTCTCTTCGCGATCTCTACAATGCTATAGCTTCTGGAAATTACCCATCCTGGACTCTGTATATCCAAGTCATGAGCTTTCAAGAGGCAAGAGTACATCGATGGAATCCCTTTGATGTAACTAAG GTTTGGCCTCACAAGGAATTCCcactgatccctgtgggacaGCTTGTCCTCAACAAGAACCCCGTCAACTATTTTGCAGATGTGGAACAAATAGCCTTTGACCCCAGTAACATGCCCCCAGGCATTGAACCTAGTCCTGACAAGATGCTTCAG GGCCGCTTGTTTTCTTACCCTGATACTCATAGGCACCGCCTGGGTGCGAACTATCTTCAGCTGCCTGTCAACTGCCCATTTAAGTGCCGTGTGACAAACTATCAGAGGGATGGACCAATGTGCTCCACTGATAACCAGG GTGGCGCCCCAAATTATTATCCAAATAGTTTTAGTGCCCCTGAAGCTCAGCCTCGTTTCATTGAGCACGCTCTGGCTACAACAAGTGATGTTGCTCGGTACAACAGCTCGGATGATGATAATTTTTCCCAG GTAACTACATTTTATGTGAATGTCCTAAATACGGAGGAGCGCCGCAGACTATGTGAGAACATTGCAGACCATCTCAAGGATGCTCAGCTTTTCATTCAGAAGAGAATG GTGGATCTGTTGACCAGAGTGCATGCTGACTATGGTGCACaagtctcatcattgttggataAGCACAATGCTGCCTGTCCTAAGAAG CCGGTGATCAAAACCTACTCTCATTATTCTCCTGATCGTGCCGTTGCTTCTGAGAAGTCTAACCTGTAA